One Serpentinicella alkaliphila DNA segment encodes these proteins:
- a CDS encoding ABC transporter ATP-binding protein: protein MLKVIDLSVQYGYINALNSISFNVNKGEIITLIGGNGAGKTTTLMAISNVVQKYSGNVYFKEMNITDFQSHEIVHLGISHVPEGRKIFPALTVKENLIAGTFGNKRIRKNELNNKLEEVYTLFPRLRERINQGGGTLSGGEQQMLAIARGLMMDPDLIMLDEPSLGLAPIIIEEIFELILRIKKSGKTVLLIEQNAAMALQIADRGYVLERGKVLIEGTGTELIKDERVRKAYLGI from the coding sequence TAGCTTTAATGTCAATAAGGGTGAAATAATTACACTTATTGGTGGAAATGGGGCAGGTAAAACAACGACTCTCATGGCCATTTCAAATGTAGTACAAAAGTATAGTGGAAATGTTTATTTTAAAGAAATGAATATTACGGATTTCCAATCCCATGAAATTGTACATTTAGGTATAAGTCACGTGCCTGAGGGTCGAAAAATATTTCCAGCACTTACGGTAAAAGAAAATCTAATAGCTGGAACCTTTGGAAATAAACGAATTAGAAAAAATGAGCTTAATAATAAGTTAGAAGAAGTGTACACTCTTTTTCCTAGGTTAAGGGAGCGTATAAATCAGGGTGGGGGTACACTTTCAGGTGGAGAACAGCAAATGCTTGCTATAGCAAGAGGACTCATGATGGACCCAGACTTAATTATGTTAGATGAGCCGTCTTTGGGCTTAGCACCAATAATAATAGAGGAAATATTTGAATTAATTCTTAGAATAAAAAAATCTGGAAAAACAGTTCTACTTATAGAACAAAATGCAGCTATGGCACTACAAATTGCTGATAGGGGTTATGTTCTAGAAAGGGGGAAGGTATTAATAGAGGGTACTGGAACCGAGTTAATAAAGGATGAACGGGTTAGAAAAGCATATTTAGGAATATAA
- a CDS encoding dihydroxyacetone kinase subunit DhaK, translated as MKKIINKPENFVDETMTGILYAYGNKVTFLNGDKRILIKNTETKPGKVGIVTAGGSGHLPVFLGYVGEGMIDGCAIGNVFASPSATKMADMIRACDYGSGVLCLYGNYGGDNLNFEMATEEVEFEDIKTTMVRVKDDVASSSKENAEKRRGVAGMVYAFKIAGAAADNMMDLDGVTNVVKKALDNIRTMGVALTPCIVPEVGKPTFTIEDNQMEIGMGIHGEPGIEVGELKTADEIVDIMMEKIIGDIELNEGDEVSIMINGLGATPLEEQLICYKRVYEILEGKGVKIFMPHIGEFATSMEMSGLSITLFKLDEELKTLLRQPATTPFYTNYNK; from the coding sequence ATGAAAAAGATTATTAATAAGCCAGAGAATTTTGTTGATGAAACCATGACTGGAATTCTTTATGCCTATGGTAACAAAGTAACTTTTTTGAATGGAGACAAAAGGATATTAATAAAGAATACAGAGACTAAACCGGGTAAAGTCGGTATCGTTACAGCCGGGGGTAGCGGCCATTTACCTGTATTTCTAGGTTATGTTGGAGAAGGAATGATTGATGGTTGTGCTATAGGGAATGTATTTGCATCTCCTTCAGCAACAAAAATGGCAGATATGATTAGGGCATGCGATTATGGTTCCGGAGTTCTATGCTTATATGGTAATTATGGTGGAGATAATTTAAACTTTGAAATGGCTACTGAGGAAGTAGAATTTGAGGATATTAAAACAACGATGGTAAGAGTAAAAGATGACGTTGCATCGAGTTCTAAGGAAAATGCTGAAAAACGCAGAGGCGTTGCAGGTATGGTATATGCCTTTAAAATAGCAGGGGCGGCTGCTGACAACATGATGGATTTAGATGGTGTTACTAATGTTGTAAAGAAGGCCTTAGATAATATTAGAACTATGGGTGTAGCACTCACACCTTGTATAGTACCAGAGGTCGGAAAACCAACGTTTACAATTGAAGATAATCAAATGGAAATAGGCATGGGTATTCATGGGGAACCTGGAATAGAAGTTGGTGAATTAAAAACTGCTGATGAAATAGTAGACATTATGATGGAGAAGATTATTGGAGATATAGAGTTAAATGAAGGTGATGAAGTATCTATAATGATAAATGGGCTAGGTGCAACTCCACTAGAGGAGCAATTAATCTGTTATAAGCGAGTATATGAAATACTTGAGGGTAAAGGTGTAAAAATATTTATGCCTCATATTGGGGAGTTTGCAACATCAATGGAAATGAGTGGATTATCAATTACATTATTTAAACTAGATGAGGAACTAAAGACATTGCTTAGACAGCCAGCAACTACTCCTTTTTACACAAATTATAATAAATAG
- a CDS encoding dihydroxyacetone kinase subunit L has protein sequence MEHFDKIDFIGIFESIKVNMIESKEVLIELDAQNGDGDLGLSMTSGFIKTCEILSVLEETDLGRIFLTISKTFNEAAPSTLGTLLSIGFMGMAKAYKGKSSVNAIELSMGFEKALEAIMDKGGAKPGEKTIIDSLYPAIKTLKEEAIKNKGILEIFDAAEKAGYEGMEKTREMKSVHGRAAYYRDSSIGILDGGAMVGMLFIKGCKDYFYSKYSKGEVL, from the coding sequence ATGGAGCATTTTGATAAGATAGACTTTATTGGAATATTTGAAAGTATTAAAGTTAATATGATCGAGTCTAAGGAAGTACTTATAGAGTTAGATGCACAAAATGGAGATGGGGATCTAGGATTAAGTATGACAAGTGGGTTTATAAAAACCTGTGAAATATTATCGGTACTTGAGGAAACAGATTTAGGTAGAATCTTTTTAACCATATCAAAAACATTTAATGAGGCAGCACCATCTACTCTCGGGACTTTGTTATCTATTGGATTTATGGGAATGGCTAAGGCTTACAAGGGGAAGAGTAGTGTAAATGCTATTGAATTATCTATGGGGTTTGAAAAGGCTCTAGAGGCAATAATGGATAAAGGTGGAGCAAAGCCTGGTGAAAAGACAATTATAGATTCACTCTACCCTGCTATAAAAACACTAAAAGAGGAAGCAATAAAAAATAAAGGGATACTAGAAATATTTGATGCCGCCGAAAAGGCTGGATATGAAGGCATGGAAAAAACAAGAGAGATGAAATCTGTACATGGTAGAGCAGCATATTATAGAGACTCCAGCATTGGTATATTAGATGGAGGTGCTATGGTAGGTATGCTATTTATAAAGGGCTGCAAAGACTATTTTTATAGTAAGTACTCTAAAGGGGAGGTACTATGA
- a CDS encoding ribokinase: MSKVTVFGSFVVDLMARVTVTPKSGETVKGSYFKMSAGGKGSNQAVAAKRAGANVVMITKVGQDNFKDIDLTSFEREEISTVFIFIDNEKPTGVALIMVGEEDGQNIITVVPGASDNILLEEVKKAKNEIISGSHLLIQLETNLDVTIEAINIAKENNVKVILNPAPVINLPDAIYEGIYLITPNELEAESLSGVKINDEKSLIKTTNFFHEKGVENVIITLGSKGVYISTKSERVFVEAIEVEVVDTTGAGDAFNVGLVAALASGRK; encoded by the coding sequence ATGAGTAAGGTAACGGTTTTTGGGAGCTTTGTTGTAGATTTAATGGCTAGAGTTACAGTTACCCCAAAAAGTGGAGAAACTGTTAAAGGCTCGTACTTTAAAATGTCAGCTGGGGGTAAAGGTTCAAATCAGGCAGTGGCAGCCAAAAGAGCTGGTGCAAATGTTGTAATGATAACGAAGGTGGGTCAGGATAATTTTAAGGATATTGACTTAACAAGTTTTGAGAGAGAGGAAATATCAACGGTTTTTATTTTTATAGATAATGAGAAGCCTACTGGTGTAGCACTAATAATGGTAGGAGAGGAAGATGGACAGAATATAATAACAGTGGTTCCTGGAGCATCAGACAATATTTTATTAGAGGAAGTTAAAAAAGCTAAAAATGAAATTATATCTGGTTCACATCTTTTAATACAGCTAGAAACAAATTTAGATGTAACTATTGAGGCTATAAATATTGCTAAAGAGAATAATGTTAAAGTAATATTAAATCCAGCACCAGTGATAAATCTACCAGATGCAATTTACGAAGGTATTTATTTAATAACTCCTAATGAATTAGAAGCTGAGAGTCTTAGTGGTGTAAAGATAAATGATGAAAAGTCATTAATTAAAACTACTAATTTCTTTCATGAAAAAGGAGTAGAAAATGTTATAATAACATTAGGAAGTAAAGGGGTATATATATCAACTAAAAGTGAAAGGGTTTTTGTTGAAGCAATAGAGGTGGAAGTTGTAGATACGACAGGGGCTGGAGACGCATTTAATGTTGGCTTAGTGGCCGCTCTGGCATCAGGTAGGAAATAA
- a CDS encoding PLP-dependent cysteine synthase family protein, protein MYINNLQMRFNNLTNIIGSTPLLEIVFKYLGEERTIYVKAEHYNMTGSIKDRMALHILKKAYEENMIKPGDRIVEATSGNTGIAFSAIGRSLGHRVTIFMPDWMSQERKNLIRSFGADIKLLSQEEGGFLGSISSAEELARNNENIFLPYQFSNEFNSEAHFLTTGEEIWNQLINLNIVPDAVVAGVGTGGTIMGIGKSLRSKNPNIKVFPLEPSNSPTMSTGYKVGKHRIQGISDEFIPPIVKLDELDEIIDVDDGDAIVMAQKLAANLGLGVGISSGANFLGAIKAQQLLGSQSVVVTVFPDDNKKYLSTDLMNRETIKPDFISTNVELLSFKAHRYKCSSCTL, encoded by the coding sequence ATGTACATAAATAATCTTCAAATGAGATTCAATAATTTAACAAATATAATAGGTTCCACCCCATTACTTGAAATAGTTTTTAAGTACTTAGGGGAAGAACGTACTATTTATGTAAAAGCAGAACACTACAATATGACCGGAAGTATTAAGGATAGAATGGCATTACATATTTTAAAAAAGGCATATGAGGAAAATATGATAAAGCCAGGAGACCGTATAGTAGAGGCAACTAGTGGTAACACAGGTATTGCATTTTCTGCTATTGGGAGGTCATTAGGACATAGAGTAACTATTTTTATGCCCGATTGGATGAGTCAAGAAAGAAAAAACCTAATTAGAAGCTTTGGAGCAGATATAAAATTACTTAGTCAAGAGGAAGGTGGATTTTTAGGCAGTATAAGCTCCGCAGAGGAATTAGCTAGAAATAACGAAAATATTTTCTTACCTTATCAATTTTCCAATGAGTTCAATAGTGAAGCCCATTTTTTAACTACGGGTGAGGAAATCTGGAATCAACTAATAAATTTAAATATAGTTCCTGATGCAGTAGTAGCTGGTGTAGGAACTGGTGGTACAATTATGGGTATCGGTAAATCATTGCGGAGTAAAAATCCTAACATAAAGGTATTTCCTTTAGAGCCTTCTAATTCACCAACTATGTCTACAGGGTACAAAGTAGGTAAGCATAGAATACAAGGTATTTCTGATGAATTTATACCACCAATCGTAAAACTAGATGAGTTGGATGAAATAATAGATGTTGATGATGGAGATGCAATAGTTATGGCGCAAAAACTGGCAGCTAATTTGGGATTGGGTGTTGGCATATCATCGGGAGCAAATTTTCTAGGAGCTATTAAGGCCCAACAATTATTAGGAAGTCAAAGTGTAGTAGTAACTGTATTTCCTGATGATAATAAAAAGTACTTGAGTACAGATTTAATGAATAGAGAGACTATAAAGCCAGACTTTATTTCAACTAATGTCGAACTTTTAAGCTTTAAAGCCCATAGGTATAAATGCTCTTCCTGTACCTTATAA
- a CDS encoding M48 family metallopeptidase has translation MKEKSSMEQESGFKACYLGKFYPIYTKVDETIKKINIEWDGSAFVCTSPVSGEIDIAWALQAFYTRASKKIIEERLRFYQPQVKVKYKSFSIENDSRRWGSCNSNKHLTFHWKLAMYPLHAIDYVVVHELCHLMHLNHDRSFWRLLGKIYPNYKEAMDILGTEKTRDM, from the coding sequence ATGAAGGAGAAATCCTCTATGGAACAAGAATCTGGATTTAAGGCTTGTTATTTAGGAAAATTTTATCCTATTTATACTAAAGTAGATGAGACAATAAAAAAGATTAATATAGAATGGGATGGGAGTGCTTTTGTATGCACTAGTCCTGTATCCGGAGAAATTGATATAGCATGGGCCCTTCAAGCTTTTTATACTAGGGCAAGCAAAAAGATAATTGAGGAAAGGCTGAGATTTTATCAACCACAGGTTAAAGTTAAATATAAGTCTTTTTCGATAGAGAATGATTCTAGAAGGTGGGGAAGTTGTAATTCGAATAAACATCTAACATTCCACTGGAAACTAGCAATGTATCCATTACATGCAATAGACTATGTTGTTGTACATGAACTTTGCCATTTGATGCACTTAAACCATGACCGTTCTTTTTGGCGTTTGTTAGGAAAAATATATCCAAACTATAAGGAAGCTATGGATATTTTAGGAACTGAAAAAACTAGGGATATGTAG
- a CDS encoding MBL fold metallo-hydrolase, giving the protein MNNMFLFFFLLSFTGLLIGLIRPTLVIKWGNKRNRKQVIKTYLIASMAFLVLFSITLEPVYNSNEILLGAKESNDKEISTEANEKLDTGFVKEDLIVVNENDELKETKLKKELNTTENLVIHFIDVGQGDATFIQTPGGKAILIDAGERHMGSKVVSYIKSLDIDTIDLLIGTHPHADHIGGLEEVINNFNIGIVSMPKVTHTSKGFEDLLLAIQNKNISIKTARAGVTFDIDSMVELLLVAPNSAQYSILNDYSAVLKITYGNSSFLITGDAEINSEMEMIKQKHDLNVDVLRTGHHGSGTSSTSQFLNATSPKYAIVSVGKGNRYNHPSRDVINRLINNGIEIFRTDEFGTIVFSTDGQTYDVNIKKPYQTLPPKDIPTDQPTKLSNINKDNIEKAEVENTSSPNNASNGKININTASLKELQQIIHIGPERAEELISKRPFSSLDGLTSINGIGAGRLKDIKNEGKAYVQ; this is encoded by the coding sequence ATGAACAATATGTTTTTATTCTTTTTTCTATTGTCCTTTACAGGTCTATTAATTGGACTAATAAGGCCAACATTAGTTATAAAATGGGGTAATAAGAGAAATAGGAAGCAGGTAATAAAAACCTATCTAATAGCATCCATGGCTTTTCTTGTACTGTTTAGTATAACTCTTGAACCTGTTTATAATAGTAATGAAATTTTATTGGGTGCAAAAGAATCTAATGATAAAGAGATATCAACTGAGGCAAATGAAAAGTTAGATACTGGTTTTGTCAAAGAAGATTTAATAGTAGTAAATGAAAATGATGAACTTAAAGAAACTAAACTAAAAAAAGAGCTTAATACTACTGAAAACTTAGTTATTCATTTTATAGATGTAGGACAAGGGGATGCAACTTTTATTCAAACACCTGGTGGTAAGGCAATACTAATAGATGCAGGGGAAAGACATATGGGAAGCAAAGTTGTTTCCTATATAAAATCTCTAGACATAGACACAATTGACCTTTTAATCGGTACTCATCCCCATGCTGATCATATTGGTGGACTTGAAGAAGTTATAAATAATTTTAATATAGGGATTGTATCAATGCCTAAGGTGACACATACAAGTAAAGGCTTTGAAGACCTATTACTTGCAATTCAAAATAAAAACATAAGTATAAAAACAGCAAGGGCAGGAGTTACATTTGATATAGATTCTATGGTAGAATTGCTATTAGTAGCACCAAATTCTGCTCAATATTCTATACTAAATGACTATTCAGCAGTATTAAAAATAACCTATGGTAATAGTTCTTTTTTAATTACTGGAGATGCTGAAATAAATTCAGAGATGGAAATGATTAAGCAAAAGCATGACTTAAATGTAGATGTTTTAAGAACAGGACATCACGGGTCCGGTACATCTTCTACTTCTCAATTTCTAAATGCTACTAGTCCTAAATACGCAATAGTATCCGTAGGTAAAGGTAATAGATATAATCACCCATCAAGAGATGTGATAAATCGTTTGATTAATAATGGAATTGAGATATTTAGAACGGATGAGTTTGGAACAATAGTATTTTCTACTGATGGTCAGACATATGATGTTAATATAAAAAAGCCATATCAGACATTACCTCCTAAAGATATACCAACAGATCAACCAACCAAATTATCAAATATTAACAAAGATAATATAGAAAAAGCAGAAGTTGAGAATACATCTTCTCCTAATAATGCTTCTAATGGTAAAATAAATATAAATACAGCCAGCTTAAAGGAGTTACAGCAAATTATACATATTGGTCCTGAGAGGGCAGAGGAGCTTATAAGTAAGAGGCCGTTTTCATCTTTAGATGGCTTAACATCTATAAATGGAATTGGTGCAGGAAGGTTAAAAGATATAAAAAATGAAGGTAAGGCTTATGTCCAATAG
- a CDS encoding DUF3006 domain-containing protein codes for MSNRKGVRWMKVIIDRFEGDYALVELEDKTIVDMPKILVPNGAREGDVIEIRLDRKGTEERRKRIEQIMNDLWKD; via the coding sequence ATGTCCAATAGAAAAGGGGTTAGATGGATGAAAGTAATTATTGATAGATTTGAAGGAGACTATGCTTTAGTAGAACTAGAGGATAAAACTATAGTAGATATGCCTAAGATTTTAGTTCCAAATGGAGCTAGAGAAGGGGACGTAATAGAAATAAGATTAGATAGAAAAGGGACAGAGGAAAGAAGAAAGCGAATAGAACAAATAATGAATGATCTATGGAAAGATTAG
- a CDS encoding IS110 family RNA-guided transposase, which translates to MKNNFMSTLFVGIDVSSKFNVLCALDFQGNKLLKLKASNNQPGAEVFLNSIIDCLNDNNLKYVVIALESTSFYSTHIANFLSSNDLLMYYKPLVYCLNPKSISNYRKSFIDIDKTDPLDAYIIADFARVGRITCQPWRGAQFLALQRLSRHRLHLIESITREKTYMVSNIYLKFSELAVLDKGDRPFSNTYGTTSAAVLTNFLSLDDITYSSIEDLVAFVSAKGKNRFSNPVQTAKLLQKAARDSYRLDKVLYEPLSTSIASSFNLIQAFDTEIKTIDKAIEKAIKGLNTNEYQSLISIPGIGPVLASGILAEIGTVTSFDSHDSLAKYSGLTWRVNQSGNYSADDTRMTKTGNKYLRYYLIEAANSVRNNIPEYHEFYKKKYSEVTTHCHKRALALTSRKLVRLIFGLLTKNQLYSSNKVGDIK; encoded by the coding sequence ATGAAGAACAACTTTATGTCTACTTTATTTGTTGGTATTGATGTTAGTTCTAAATTTAATGTTTTATGTGCTCTTGATTTTCAGGGTAATAAACTTCTCAAACTTAAAGCTTCAAATAATCAGCCTGGTGCTGAAGTATTTTTAAATAGCATTATCGATTGTTTAAATGATAATAACTTAAAATATGTTGTTATAGCACTTGAATCTACTTCTTTTTATAGTACTCATATTGCTAATTTTCTTTCTTCTAATGATTTATTAATGTATTACAAGCCTCTAGTTTACTGTCTCAATCCAAAGTCTATTTCTAATTACAGAAAATCTTTTATTGATATAGATAAAACTGATCCTTTAGATGCGTACATTATCGCTGACTTTGCCAGAGTCGGCAGAATTACTTGCCAGCCTTGGCGGGGTGCCCAGTTTCTTGCTCTACAACGACTTTCTAGGCATAGACTGCATTTAATTGAGTCAATTACTAGAGAAAAAACTTATATGGTTTCTAATATTTATTTGAAGTTCAGCGAATTAGCAGTATTAGATAAAGGAGATAGGCCTTTTTCTAATACTTATGGAACAACTTCTGCAGCTGTTTTAACAAACTTTCTTTCTCTAGATGATATTACTTATTCATCTATAGAGGATCTAGTCGCTTTTGTTTCGGCTAAAGGCAAAAATCGCTTTAGTAATCCTGTACAAACTGCCAAGCTCCTCCAAAAGGCTGCTAGAGATTCATACCGTTTAGATAAAGTGTTATATGAGCCTTTAAGTACTTCAATTGCTTCTTCTTTTAATCTTATTCAAGCTTTTGATACTGAAATCAAAACTATTGACAAAGCTATAGAAAAAGCTATTAAAGGGCTTAACACCAATGAGTATCAGTCACTTATTTCTATTCCCGGTATTGGGCCAGTGCTTGCTAGTGGTATATTAGCTGAAATAGGCACTGTTACATCATTCGATTCCCATGACTCTTTAGCTAAATACTCTGGTCTGACTTGGAGAGTTAATCAATCAGGTAATTACTCAGCTGATGATACTAGAATGACTAAAACAGGAAATAAATATCTTAGATACTACTTAATTGAAGCTGCTAATAGTGTTAGAAACAACATTCCTGAGTACCATGAATTCTACAAGAAGAAATATAGTGAAGTTACTACTCACTGTCATAAAAGAGCACTCGCACTTACATCTCGTAAATTAGTTCGACTGATTTTTGGCTTGCTGACTAAAAATCAACTCTACTCCAGCAATAAAGTTGGAGACATCAAATAG
- a CDS encoding J domain-containing protein, translated as MNIINNLLGKIIYFVAKSISFVLDSLIRLIVTIVIFIKSVSKGLLVLLSMGGCLFFIFFATWGLRILLDPMGLLIVMFFIVFPVLASIFVSKLKYFKYVVTEYLFNLSNYVTDKNKYTYKSINDYKTAYRKAEEEKIREEQRRQYEQQRQWQEQFFKQHWYQQGSQGNNGGYEGQRGYSLNPNAEFKSKYEKSCDVLGIPFNSEKSQIKLAYRKKAKENHPDLNKDPGATRRFQEITDAYEFLSDENIARYRNL; from the coding sequence ATGAATATAATAAATAACTTATTAGGTAAGATAATTTATTTTGTTGCAAAATCGATATCTTTTGTACTGGACAGTCTTATTCGTTTAATAGTAACTATAGTTATATTTATAAAAAGTGTTTCTAAGGGTTTATTAGTATTATTAAGTATGGGTGGATGCTTGTTTTTTATCTTTTTTGCAACTTGGGGTCTTAGAATTCTATTGGACCCTATGGGGCTATTAATTGTAATGTTCTTTATTGTTTTTCCAGTGCTTGCATCCATATTTGTTTCAAAACTAAAATATTTTAAATATGTTGTTACGGAATATTTATTTAATCTTTCTAATTATGTTACAGATAAAAATAAATACACTTATAAGTCTATTAACGATTATAAAACAGCATATAGAAAAGCGGAAGAAGAGAAAATCAGAGAAGAACAACGTAGACAGTATGAGCAGCAAAGACAGTGGCAAGAACAATTTTTTAAACAACATTGGTATCAACAGGGTTCTCAGGGTAACAACGGTGGCTATGAGGGGCAAAGGGGATACAGCTTAAATCCAAACGCAGAGTTTAAAAGTAAGTATGAAAAAAGCTGTGATGTTTTAGGTATTCCATTTAATTCTGAAAAAAGTCAAATTAAACTTGCATATAGAAAAAAGGCAAAGGAAAATCATCCGGATTTGAATAAAGACCCTGGTGCAACAAGAAGGTTTCAAGAGATTACTGACGCTTACGAATTTTTAAGTGATGAGAATATTGCAAGGTATAGAAATTTATAA
- a CDS encoding DNA topoisomerase, whose amino-acid sequence MTKALFIAEKPSVAVEFAKALDIKGKKQDGFIESDNAVVTWCIGHLVTMSYPEVYDPKYKKWNLEDLPFLPKEYKYEVISNVRKQFEIIKKQMKRKDISTIFVCTDSGREGEYIYRLVDEIIDVKDKVKKRVWIDSQTVDEIKKGVRNAKPLSEYDNLSSAAYLRAKEDYLMGINFSRLLTLCYSGSLSKELGKNYVVIAVGRVMTCVLAMIVQREREIRDFVKTTYYKINGKFNFEESLDYDGEWKVVEGSELLNSPLLYKDIGFNSKEVAENFIKELLSGEQVNGIIEDVKRKKETKNPPLLYNLAELQNELSKKLKISPEETLKTVQNLYEKKMVTYPRTDARVLTTAVAKELDKNIKGLMSLKNIFKIDSNDSDISSYVEEVYTKGLFKGIEKTKYVNDKAVTDHYAIIPTGQGLENYNKLKDNDRKTYILIVRRFLAIFFPPAVFSQLTITTKIKSERFFTTSKVNIQEGYLPVLGEEKKEDSTKSNKEDVLKKLKKGQKVNITEVLIKEAETTPPKRYSSGSIILAMENAGKLIEDEELREQIKGSGIGTSATRAGILSKLQNIDYISLNKKTQILTPTALGEMIYDVVDKSIPTLLKPDLTASWEKGLSLISNGDIKPEEYMVKLESYISKNTKRVLALEKKQYINANYMKDETRKVYSNAKSKRSSKGSLGKCIACNDGDVLENRKAYFCSNWRKKCKFTTWKDSLSLYAQDVTPELMKYLLNEGVVKALNITLPQTKEKCIADVRFKDDKSGNLELINVNRINRINKI is encoded by the coding sequence ATGACTAAGGCACTATTTATAGCAGAAAAACCCAGTGTAGCCGTAGAATTTGCTAAGGCTCTGGATATTAAAGGGAAAAAACAGGATGGATTTATAGAATCAGACAATGCTGTTGTTACATGGTGTATTGGTCATCTGGTTACTATGAGCTATCCAGAAGTGTATGACCCAAAATATAAAAAGTGGAACTTAGAAGACCTTCCTTTCCTACCAAAAGAGTATAAATATGAGGTAATTAGTAATGTTCGGAAACAATTTGAAATAATTAAAAAACAAATGAAAAGAAAAGATATATCTACCATTTTTGTATGTACTGACTCTGGGCGAGAAGGGGAGTATATTTATAGACTTGTAGATGAGATTATAGATGTAAAGGATAAAGTTAAAAAAAGAGTTTGGATTGATTCTCAGACTGTAGATGAGATAAAAAAGGGTGTAAGGAATGCAAAACCCCTTTCCGAGTATGATAATCTGTCTTCAGCAGCATATTTAAGGGCAAAAGAGGACTATTTAATGGGTATAAACTTCTCTAGATTATTAACTCTTTGCTATAGTGGTTCCCTTAGTAAAGAACTAGGCAAAAACTATGTAGTTATAGCAGTGGGTCGTGTTATGACATGTGTACTTGCTATGATAGTTCAAAGAGAACGGGAAATCAGGGATTTTGTTAAAACTACTTACTATAAGATTAATGGAAAATTTAATTTTGAAGAATCATTAGACTATGATGGGGAGTGGAAGGTTGTAGAAGGCTCCGAGTTACTTAATTCACCCCTTCTTTATAAGGATATAGGTTTCAATAGTAAAGAGGTAGCAGAGAACTTTATTAAAGAGTTACTTTCTGGAGAACAAGTTAATGGAATTATCGAAGATGTAAAAAGAAAGAAGGAGACTAAAAATCCACCCTTACTATATAATTTGGCGGAACTTCAGAACGAATTATCTAAAAAACTAAAAATTAGTCCGGAAGAAACCCTTAAAACAGTACAAAATCTGTACGAGAAAAAGATGGTAACATATCCTAGAACTGATGCTAGAGTCTTAACAACAGCAGTAGCTAAGGAATTAGATAAGAATATTAAGGGATTGATGTCACTTAAAAATATATTTAAGATTGATAGCAATGATTCTGATATAAGTAGCTATGTTGAAGAGGTATATACAAAAGGTTTATTTAAAGGAATTGAAAAAACTAAGTATGTAAACGATAAGGCCGTTACTGATCACTATGCTATAATACCAACTGGACAGGGCTTAGAAAACTATAATAAGTTAAAGGATAATGATAGAAAGACATATATATTAATAGTAAGGCGTTTTTTAGCAATCTTTTTTCCACCTGCAGTTTTTAGTCAATTGACAATAACAACAAAAATTAAGTCTGAAAGATTCTTTACAACTTCTAAAGTAAATATTCAAGAGGGGTATTTACCTGTATTAGGCGAGGAAAAAAAAGAAGATTCAACAAAATCTAATAAAGAAGATGTCCTAAAGAAACTTAAGAAGGGCCAGAAGGTAAATATTACTGAGGTTCTTATAAAAGAAGCTGAGACAACACCCCCTAAAAGATATAGCTCTGGATCTATAATACTGGCTATGGAAAATGCAGGTAAATTAATTGAAGATGAGGAATTAAGGGAGCAAATTAAGGGTAGTGGCATAGGTACCAGTGCTACAAGGGCAGGAATATTGAGTAAGCTACAAAATATTGATTATATTAGTCTAAATAAGAAAACTCAAATATTAACACCAACAGCTTTAGGTGAAATGATTTATGATGTAGTAGATAAATCAATTCCAACACTGTTGAAGCCAGACTTAACTGCCAGCTGGGAAAAAGGCTTAAGTCTTATATCTAATGGGGATATTAAACCTGAAGAATATATGGTTAAATTAGAATCCTATATAAGTAAAAATACTAAAAGAGTGTTAGCTTTAGAAAAGAAGCAGTACATAAATGCAAATTATATGAAAGATGAAACTCGTAAAGTATACTCTAATGCTAAAAGCAAAAGAAGCTCGAAAGGATCACTTGGTAAATGTATAGCCTGCAATGATGGTGATGTCCTTGAAAATAGGAAAGCATACTTTTGTAGTAACTGGCGAAAAAAATGTAAATTTACTACATGGAAAGATAGTCTTTCATTATACGCTCAAGATGTAACCCCTGAATTAATGAAGTACTTATTAAATGAAGGGGTAGTAAAGGCTTTGAATATAACATTACCTCAAACCAAAGAAAAATGTATTGCTGATGTTCGGTTTAAAGATGATAAAAGCGGTAACTTAGAATTAATTAATGTTAACCGAATTAATCGAATTAATAAAATATAG